The Caldibacillus debilis DSM 16016 genome has a window encoding:
- the panD gene encoding aspartate 1-decarboxylase has product MLREMMHAKLHRATVTEANLNYVGSITIDQDLLDAVGMYPHEKVQVVNNSNGARFETYIIPGKRGSGVICLNGAAARLVQPGDRIIIIAYALLNEEEIKNHSPKVAILDENNRIERIIAEEPAGFAV; this is encoded by the coding sequence ATGCTGCGGGAAATGATGCACGCGAAACTGCACCGGGCGACGGTGACGGAGGCCAATTTGAACTATGTCGGCAGCATCACCATCGACCAAGATTTGCTCGATGCCGTGGGGATGTATCCCCATGAAAAGGTGCAGGTGGTGAACAATTCGAACGGCGCCCGGTTCGAGACCTATATTATTCCCGGCAAGCGGGGAAGCGGCGTGATTTGCCTGAACGGGGCCGCCGCGAGGCTCGTCCAGCCGGGGGACCGGATCATCATCATCGCCTACGCCCTGCTCAATGAAGAGGAGATCAAAAACCATTCCCCGAAAGTCGCCATCCTGGATGAAAACAACCGGATTGAACGGATCATCGCGGAAGAGCCGGCGGGTTTCGCGGTGTAG
- a CDS encoding YpmA family protein, producing MLGRRRIFLREEKEKIQRLATVKVKYSEEMYKIVDLLNRTLKRDDYMFGLALDKEDPTKAIFSIYKT from the coding sequence ATGCTTGGGCGAAGGAGGATTTTTTTGAGGGAAGAAAAGGAAAAGATCCAGCGATTGGCGACCGTGAAGGTGAAATATTCCGAAGAAATGTATAAAATCGTCGACCTGTTAAACCGGACGCTGAAGAGGGACGACTACATGTTCGGCCTGGCCCTCGACAAGGAGGATCCTACGAAGGCCATTTTTTCCATTTACAAGACTTGA
- a CDS encoding cell wall elongation regulator TseB-like domain-containing protein, with protein MKKALLYGLFLVVLFILGLAAYVYQSASNPLRAEEESALERALAETPLVKAEKVDWFHYLDQYVVIKGKNRDGENIIVWVPKAKDKDITVKKESEGLTEREALAMVREGLALKDDQRPKEIVRVKLGMIENTPVYEISYIDQKGRYSFLYIDFYEGNWYRVYNL; from the coding sequence TTGAAAAAAGCGCTCTTATACGGTCTTTTCCTCGTTGTCCTTTTCATCCTTGGCCTTGCGGCCTATGTTTATCAATCGGCGTCCAACCCCTTGCGGGCGGAGGAGGAAAGCGCCCTGGAAAGGGCCCTGGCAGAAACCCCCCTGGTCAAGGCGGAGAAGGTCGACTGGTTCCATTATCTGGACCAATATGTGGTCATTAAAGGGAAAAACAGGGATGGGGAAAATATCATCGTTTGGGTTCCGAAAGCGAAAGATAAAGACATCACGGTGAAAAAGGAAAGCGAAGGCTTGACGGAGCGGGAAGCGCTGGCCATGGTCCGGGAAGGGCTGGCCTTGAAAGATGACCAGCGGCCGAAGGAGATCGTCCGGGTGAAGTTGGGAATGATTGAAAACACGCCGGTTTACGAGATCAGCTATATCGACCAAAAAGGGCGGTACAGCTTTTTATACATCGACTTTTATGAAGGGAACTGGTACCGGGTGTACAATTTATGA
- the asnS gene encoding asparagine--tRNA ligase, producing the protein MKTTIAEVKHHVGQEVTIGAWLANKRSSGKISFLQLRDGTGFIQGVVEKKNVPEEVFQLAKSLPQESSVYITGTVHADERSPYGYELAVTDIRVIHLAKDYPITPKNHGTEFLMDHRHLWLRSRRQHAIMKIRDEIIHATVEFFRKNGFVKVDAPILTGSAPEGTTELFHTKYFDEDAYLSQSGQLYMEAAAMALGKVYSFGPTFRAEKSKTRRHLIEFWMVEPEMAFCSFEENLQVQENYVSYLVQSVLNNCRQELKTLERDVSKLEKVTPPFPRITYDEAIKLLHEQGFDDIQWGDDFGAPHETAIANSFDKPVFITHYPKAIKPFYMEPDPERKEVVLCADLIAPEGYGEIIGGSERIHDYDLLKQRIEEFGLPLEAYEWYLDLRRYGSVPHSGFGLGLERTVAWIAGIEHVRETIPFPRLLNRIYP; encoded by the coding sequence ATGAAGACGACGATCGCGGAAGTGAAACATCATGTCGGACAGGAGGTGACCATCGGGGCCTGGCTGGCCAACAAAAGATCCAGTGGGAAAATATCCTTTTTGCAGCTCCGGGACGGGACCGGGTTCATCCAAGGGGTGGTGGAAAAAAAGAACGTCCCGGAAGAAGTGTTCCAGCTGGCCAAGTCCCTTCCCCAGGAGTCATCCGTATACATAACCGGGACCGTTCATGCCGATGAACGTTCCCCGTACGGCTATGAGCTGGCGGTCACCGACATCCGGGTGATCCATCTGGCGAAGGATTATCCGATCACGCCGAAAAACCACGGGACGGAATTTTTGATGGATCACCGTCACCTGTGGCTCCGGTCGAGACGCCAACATGCCATCATGAAGATTCGGGACGAGATCATTCATGCCACCGTTGAATTTTTCCGCAAGAACGGTTTCGTCAAGGTGGATGCGCCCATTTTGACCGGCAGCGCCCCGGAAGGGACGACCGAATTGTTCCATACGAAATATTTCGACGAAGACGCCTATCTTTCCCAGAGCGGGCAGCTGTACATGGAAGCGGCGGCAATGGCCCTGGGCAAGGTCTATTCCTTCGGCCCGACCTTCCGCGCGGAAAAATCGAAAACCCGCCGCCACCTGATCGAATTTTGGATGGTTGAGCCGGAGATGGCGTTCTGTTCCTTCGAGGAAAACTTGCAGGTGCAGGAAAACTATGTTTCCTATCTCGTCCAATCGGTATTAAACAATTGCCGCCAGGAATTAAAAACATTGGAACGGGATGTCTCCAAGCTGGAGAAGGTGACCCCGCCTTTCCCGCGGATAACCTATGACGAGGCGATCAAGCTGCTCCATGAACAGGGATTCGACGACATTCAATGGGGCGACGATTTCGGGGCGCCCCACGAAACGGCGATCGCCAATTCCTTTGACAAGCCGGTGTTCATCACCCATTATCCGAAGGCGATCAAACCCTTTTACATGGAGCCGGATCCCGAACGGAAAGAAGTGGTCCTTTGCGCCGATTTGATCGCCCCGGAAGGATACGGGGAGATCATCGGCGGTTCGGAACGGATCCACGACTACGATCTGCTGAAACAGCGGATCGAAGAATTCGGCCTGCCTTTGGAAGCCTATGAATGGTACCTCGACTTGCGCCGCTACGGCTCCGTTCCCCACTCCGGCTTCGGCTTGGGACTGGAGCGGACGGTGGCCTGGATCGCCGGTATCGAACACGTCCGGGAAACCATTCCGTTCCCGCGGCTGTTAAACCGGATCTATCCGTGA
- a CDS encoding VOC family protein has translation MACENQKIAAFFLFEGNAEEAMNFYTELFDDAKIVHLVRYGPNEGGEEGKVMRGAFSLKGQLFMCTDSNIKHDFTFTPSVSLFVTCETEEEIDRLFAGLSEGGQVLMPLAQYPFSPKFAWVQDRFGLSWQLSLETGDAGA, from the coding sequence ATGGCCTGCGAAAACCAAAAAATCGCGGCGTTTTTCCTGTTTGAGGGAAATGCGGAAGAGGCAATGAATTTTTACACGGAATTGTTTGACGATGCAAAAATCGTTCACCTCGTCCGTTACGGGCCGAATGAAGGCGGCGAGGAAGGAAAGGTGATGCGCGGCGCTTTTTCCTTGAAGGGGCAGCTTTTTATGTGCACGGACAGCAATATCAAGCATGATTTCACCTTCACCCCGTCGGTTTCGCTGTTCGTCACCTGCGAGACGGAAGAGGAAATTGACCGGCTTTTTGCCGGATTATCCGAGGGCGGACAAGTCCTCATGCCCCTTGCCCAATACCCGTTCAGCCCCAAATTCGCCTGGGTTCAGGACCGGTTCGGCCTCTCTTGGCAGCTGAGCCTGGAAACGGGGGACGCGGGCGCGTGA